Proteins found in one Brevibacillus brevis genomic segment:
- the fusA gene encoding elongation factor G, with protein sequence MAREFSLPNTRNIGIMAHIDAGKTTTTERILFYTGRVHKIGEVHEGAATMDWMEQEQERGITITSAATTAQWNGHRINIIDTPGHVDFTVEVERSLRVLDGAVTVFDAKGGVEPQTETVWRQADRYGVPRMCYINKMDIMGANFDMCLGQIKSRLGANPVAIQYPIGAEDQFKGMVDLIEMKAIVYTDDLGKTSDSAEIPADILARCEELRMAMVEAAAEQDEELMMKYLEGEELTNDEIRAALRKGTIECKLTPVMCGSSYKNKGVQPMLDNVVAYLPSPVDIPAIKGTLPDTEDEVDRPADDNGPFSALAFKIMTDPYVGRLTFFRVYSGVLNSGSYVLNSTKGKRERVGRILQMHANHREEITTVYSGDIAAAVGLKDTTTGDTLCDEKAPVILESMDFPEPVISVAIEPKSKADQDKMGIGLSKLAEEDPTFRTRTDEETGQTIISGMGELHLEIIVDRLKREFKVESNVGAPQVAYRETFRNAAKVEGKFVRQSGGRGQYGHVWVEFAPLEAGQGFQFENKIVGGVVPREYIPAVQAGIEESMKNGVIAGFPLVDIKATIVDGSYHDVDSNEMAFKVAGSLALKEAAKKCGAVLLEPIMKVEVTMPEEYMGDVMGDLNSRRGRIEGMEARANAQVIRAMVPLSEMFGYSTILRSRTQGRGVYSMVIDHYEEVPKFIAEEIIKKSKGE encoded by the coding sequence ATACGCGTAATATCGGTATCATGGCTCACATCGATGCTGGTAAGACGACGACTACTGAGCGTATTCTGTTCTACACTGGTCGCGTTCATAAAATTGGTGAGGTGCACGAAGGTGCAGCTACCATGGACTGGATGGAACAAGAGCAAGAGCGTGGTATCACGATCACTTCGGCTGCTACTACTGCTCAATGGAATGGCCATCGAATCAACATTATCGATACGCCAGGCCACGTAGACTTCACTGTAGAAGTTGAGCGCTCCCTCCGCGTTCTTGACGGTGCTGTAACCGTTTTTGACGCAAAAGGTGGCGTTGAGCCGCAAACCGAAACCGTATGGCGCCAAGCTGACCGTTATGGCGTACCACGCATGTGCTACATCAACAAAATGGATATCATGGGTGCTAACTTTGATATGTGCTTGGGTCAGATCAAATCTCGCCTGGGTGCAAATCCAGTAGCGATCCAATATCCAATCGGTGCAGAAGATCAATTCAAAGGTATGGTTGACCTGATTGAAATGAAGGCAATCGTATATACTGATGACTTGGGTAAAACTTCTGACTCCGCTGAAATTCCTGCTGACATCCTGGCACGTTGCGAAGAACTTCGCATGGCTATGGTTGAAGCAGCTGCTGAACAAGACGAAGAGCTCATGATGAAGTACTTGGAAGGCGAAGAGCTGACCAACGACGAAATCCGTGCTGCTCTGCGTAAGGGTACTATCGAGTGCAAACTGACGCCGGTAATGTGCGGTTCTTCTTACAAGAACAAAGGTGTTCAGCCTATGCTGGACAACGTAGTTGCTTACCTGCCGTCTCCGGTAGATATCCCTGCAATTAAAGGTACATTGCCAGATACTGAAGATGAAGTTGATCGTCCAGCTGACGACAACGGTCCGTTCTCTGCTCTTGCGTTCAAGATCATGACTGACCCGTATGTTGGTCGTTTGACTTTCTTCCGCGTATACTCCGGTGTACTGAACTCCGGTTCTTACGTTCTCAACTCTACCAAGGGTAAACGTGAGCGCGTTGGCCGTATCCTGCAAATGCACGCAAACCACCGTGAAGAGATCACAACGGTTTACTCCGGTGACATTGCAGCAGCTGTAGGTTTGAAAGATACAACAACTGGTGATACTCTGTGTGATGAAAAGGCTCCAGTAATCCTTGAGTCTATGGACTTCCCAGAGCCAGTTATTTCTGTTGCGATCGAACCAAAATCCAAAGCAGACCAAGATAAGATGGGTATCGGCCTGTCCAAGCTTGCTGAAGAGGATCCAACGTTCAGAACTCGTACAGATGAAGAGACTGGTCAAACAATCATCTCTGGTATGGGTGAGCTTCACCTGGAGATTATCGTAGACCGTCTGAAACGCGAATTTAAAGTTGAGTCGAACGTTGGTGCTCCACAGGTTGCTTACCGTGAAACATTCCGTAACGCAGCGAAAGTGGAAGGTAAATTCGTTCGTCAGTCCGGTGGTCGTGGTCAATACGGTCACGTTTGGGTGGAATTCGCTCCACTCGAAGCTGGTCAAGGCTTCCAATTCGAAAACAAAATCGTTGGTGGTGTAGTACCACGCGAATACATCCCTGCTGTTCAAGCGGGTATCGAAGAGTCCATGAAAAATGGTGTTATCGCCGGTTTCCCGCTGGTTGATATCAAAGCTACTATCGTAGACGGTAGCTACCATGATGTTGACTCCAACGAGATGGCATTTAAAGTAGCGGGTTCCCTCGCATTGAAGGAAGCTGCGAAAAAATGTGGCGCTGTACTACTCGAGCCAATCATGAAAGTAGAAGTTACAATGCCAGAAGAGTACATGGGCGACGTTATGGGCGACCTGAACTCCCGCCGCGGTCGTATCGAAGGTATGGAAGCTCGTGCAAATGCACAAGTAATCCGTGCAATGGTACCACTGTCCGAGATGTTTGGTTACTCCACAATTCTTCGTTCCCGTACCCAAGGCCGTGGCGTTTACTCCATGGTGATCGACCACTACGAAGAAGTACCTAAATTTATCGCTGAAGAGATCATCAAGAAATCTAAAGGCGAATAA